From the Vallitalea longa genome, the window AATAAATGGAATAACCCCAATTAATGCTCTAGATTTTCTTGAAAATGTAAAATATAATGAGGATTATTATAACCTAGGTCAAAATGTAGTTGTTGTAGGTGGTGGAAATACTGCTATGGATACAGCAAGAGCTGCTAAAAGAATTAAAGGAGTCAAAAACGTTCACTTGGTTTATCGAAGAACCAAAAAATACATGCCAGCTGATGAAGAAGAGTTATTACTAGCAATAAAAGATGGAGTTATTATTAAAGAACTGCTATCTCCTGTTAAATATGAGAATGGTAAAGTGAATTGTAATAAAATGATGCTTGGGGAATTAGATGAATCTGGTAGACGACGTCCTGTCAAAACAGAACATACAGTAGATCTACCAGCAGACTCTATAATATCAGCTATAGGTCAAAAAACAGATATTCAGTTGTTCAACAATAATAATATTACAACAGAAAATAATTCTGTTAAGATTAATAATGAAACATGTGAAACTAATGTTGAGAATATATATATAGCAGGTGATGCACTTCGTGGTCCCTCAACAGTAGTAGAATCAATAGCAGATGCAATAAAGGTTACATTATCAATTATACATAAAGAAAATATCGATACTAATGAAGTTTTCCAAGACTTCCTATGCAATAATGATATGAAAAAAGAATTAAATAAAAAAGGTAAAATAGAATATTATAGTAGTATTAATAATGAAAATAAGCGATGCTTACAATGTAATGTAATATGTGAAACTTGTGTTGATGTATGTCCCAACCGAGCAAATGTAGCTATACATGTAGATGGTAAGTCAATGAATCAAATAGTACACATAGACCGCATGTGTAATGAATGTGGTAACTGTGAAACATTTTGTCCTTATCTAAGTGCACCGTACAAAGATAAATTCACTCTATTTAATACAGAAGAAGACTTCATGAATAGTACAAATCAAGGATTTTATATGATTGACCAAGAAAAAAAAGAATGTAAAATCAGGTTGGATAATAATATTATCCATATTAATCTTGATACCAAGCCCACTCAATTACCTAAAGATATCTATGACTTAATTATTACAGTATGTCAAAAATATAGTTTTTTAATGAGGTGATTCTATGTCGGATTTCATTGTAAACGGACAACATGTTACAGTTAATAAAAACCAAAAATTGATTAACTTTCTTAGAGAAACATTAAATCTTACTTCAGTCAAAAATGGATGTTCTGAAGGTTCATGTGGAGCATGTATGGTTCTAGTTAATGGTAAAGCTACTAAATCATGTGTATTATGGACCGATAAGTTGACAGGAAAAGAGATTACTACTGTTGAAGGTTTTACAGACAGAGAAAAGAATGTGTATAGCTATGCATTTAAGGAAGCCGGTGCAGTTCAATGCGGTTTCTGTACACCTGGTATGGTAATTAGTGCCAAAGGTCTAATTGACAAAGTACCAGATCCTAATGAAAAACAGATTAGAGAAGCTATCAAAAATAATATTTGTAGATGTACTGGTTATGTAAAAATAGTTAAAGCTATAGAATTAGCAGCAAAACTGTTAAGAGAGAATGTAACTATACCCCATTGTTCTTTTCAAGGTTTGGTTGGAGAAAATATGCATAGAGTCGATGCCATATCCAAAGCTATAGGAGAAGCTAAGTATGTTGATGATATGCGTATAGAAGGAATGATATATGGAAGCTGTGTAAGGAGCAAGTACCCTCGTGCTATAGTTAAAAAAATACATACTAGAGAAGCAGAAAACCTTAAAGGTGTCACAGCAGTAATTACTGCAAAAGATTTGCCTGGTTCACCCAAAATAGGTCACCTGAAAAAAGACTGGGATATTCTAATCAAAGAGGGTGATTGTACAAGGTGTTTAGGTGATGCTATTGTACTTATCGGTGCAGAAACCAAAGAAATATTAGAAGAAGCTAAATCATTGATAGATATTGAGTATGAAGAACTAAAACCAATAACATGCCCAACAGAAGCTCTAGCAGAAGATGCTCCACTTATACATGAGGATGGTAACATATTGTCAGTAGAACATCTTGTAAGAGGTAATGCTGATAAAAAAATCAAAGATTCCAAATATGTAGTAACCAATCACTATAGTACTCCATTTACTGAACATGCTTTTCTTGAACCCGAAAGCGCAATTGGTGTACCTGGTGATGATGGTACAATAACAATTTATTGTGCCGATCAAGGTATTTATCAGACTCACAAAGAGTGTACCGAAGCTCTTGGAATTAATAAGGATAAAGTAAGGGTAATAAGTAAAATGGTAGGAGGTGCTTTTGGTGGTAAAGAAGATATGACCGTCCAACATCTTGCAGCTATACTTGCTTACAAAACCAATAGACCTGCCAAAGTTTCTTTTACAAGAAAAGAAAGTGTACTTGTCCATCCGAAACGTCATGCAATGGAAATGGACTTTACTACAGCCTGTGATGAAAATGGATATTTCACAGCTATGAAAGCTACAATTATCTCTGATACAGGAGCTTATGCCTCATTGGGAGGACCTGTTCTCCAAAGAGCCTGTACACATGCTGCTGGTCCATATAATTATCAAGATATTGATATATTAGGAAAAGCTGTTTACACAAATAATCCACCTGGTGGAGCTTTTAGAGGTTTCGGAGTTACTCAAAGTTGTTTTGCAACAGAAAACAACATCAATAAACTAGCTGAATTAGTTGGTATCTCACCTTGGGAAATACGATATAGAAATGCTATCAGACCCGGTCAGACACTTCCTAACGGACAAATTGCTGATGAATATACTGCATGTGCCGAGACACTAGAAGCAGTAAAAGAAGATTATGATAGTGTTAAAGGAGCTGGAATCGCTTGTGCAATGAAAAATGCTGGTCTTGGAGTCGGTATTCCAGATACAGGAAGATGCAGGTTGATAATAAAAGATAATAAAATCTATACATATACAAGTGCAGCCTGTGTAGGCCAAGGTCTTGCTACAGTTATTACTCAAATGATATGTCAAGTGATTAATGTATCACCAGAAATAATTGTACACAGTACACCAGATACTTTTTTAACTCCTGATTCAGGTAACTCAACTGCTTCTAGGCAAACAGTATTTACAGGTGAAGCTGCCAAAATAGCTGCTGACAAACTAAAAAAAGATTTGGTCAACAAGTCCTTAAGCGAATTAAACGGCAAAGAATACTATGGTGAATATACTTGTATAACTGATCCTATGGGAACAGATAAAAAACATCCATACAGTCATGTTACTTATAGTTATGCAACACATGTTGTCATATTGAATGATGATGGAACCGTAAAGAAAATTGTGGCTTGTCATGATGTTGGAACTCCAATCAATCCAAAATCCATTGAAGGTCAAATTGAAGGCGGATCTGTTATGAGTCTTGGTTATGCTCTAACAGAAAATTATCCTCTAGATAATTGCAGACCTACTGCTAAATTTGGAACTCTTGGACTATTCAAAGCCAATAAAGTTCCTGAAATAAAACCTATTATTGTAGGTAAAAAACATAATGGACTTGCACATGGAGCGAAAGGGATTGGAGAAATCTGTTCGATAGTTACAGCACCAGCTGTTTCACATGCATATTATAACTATGACGGTGAATTCAGAACAAGTTTACCACTTATTAATACACCATACAGCAAGAAGAAAAAATAATATCACTCATACTTAAATTAATTCAATACATACATAGAGAGTAATATGTTTTATTACTCTCTGTATTTTTACTTTTATACAAAAAGAGTTTTTATTTTTATTTTTACATTCTATCAGGGACTTCTATGCCAAGTAGATCCAAACCATTAACTAAGATATCCTTAACTAAAATAATTAGTTTTATCCATGAACGTTGTTTTTTTATATTTTTCTCAGTAATTATTTTATTATTATTATAGAATTTATTAAATTCATTAGATAGTTCATAAATATACTGACATATTTTATTGGGAGCATATTCAATAAAACTATTGGTGACTATTTGATTAAACAAAGTGAGTTTCAACATTAATTTGCGTTCACTTTCACCAGTTGGTGATATAATTGATACATCTTTATCATTCAAATCCCCTTCGATTCTATAATATTTTTCAAGAATAGATTTTATACGGACTACGGTATATAAAATATATGGACCAGTATTCCCTTCAAAAGAAGTAAACCTCTCAATATCAAAAATATAATCTTTTGATAACTGATTTGATAAATCGCCATATTTAAGAGCTGCTAAACCTACTTTTCTAGATATTTCCTTAGCTTCTTTTGTGCTTATATCATATTCTTTTACTCTATCATAAACTATTTTTATTAGTTCATTGATGAGATTTTCAAGACGCATAACATTCCCATCACGAGTTTTAAAGGGTTTTCCATCTTTACCATTCATTGTACCGAATCCTAGATAAGTCAGTTTCGTGCCTTCTGAAACTAGATTGCTCTTCCTAGCACATCTAAAAATCTGTTCAAAATATAATTCCTGTCTTTTATCCACAATATAAATTATTTCATTTGGATCATATGATTTATTTCTTTCATAAATAGTTGCTAAATCAGTCGTACCATAAAGTGTAGCACCATCTGACTTGACTAATATACAAGGAGGCATTTCTTTCTTATCTGTATCTTTTTTTACATCAACAACAAGTGCTCCATCGCTAATATATGCCACTCCTTTATTCTTAAGATCTTCTATTATATCTGGTATATATCCTTGTACATCACTTTCTTTCTTCCATAAATCAAAATGAACATTCAACATATCATAGTTCTTCTTTAAATCATCAATCGAAACATTAAGAATATGTTTCCATAATGCAATATACCCTTTATGTCCTTTTTGAAATAAATAGGTGTTTTTCTTGGCTTCTTTTAAGTATTCACTATCACTCTTAGATATATTACTAGCCATAGGATATATTTCTTCAAGCTCAGATATATTAAAAGGTGGTTCCTTTGGATACTCTCCTTCATAGTTTGAATCAAAATACACCAAATCTGGAAAACGTCTTTTCATCTCAGTGATGATTAATCCAATTTGCAACCCCCAGTCACCAAGATGAACATCTCCTAACACTGTATATCCAAGGAATTTTCCTATACGCTTAATACTTTCCCCAATAATAGCTGGTCTCAAATGACCTATATGAAGCGGTTTAGCAACATTAGCTCCACCATAATCTATAACTATAGTTGTACCAGTTCCTCTCTTCTCGCAACCAAATGATATATCATTAGCCATATCATTTATGT encodes:
- the argS gene encoding arginine--tRNA ligase codes for the protein MKMIEDLISDILKGAFMRCNYDSVYGKVTLSNRPDLCQFQCNGCLRAAKEYHKSPQVIAEEVMTQLGDVSCFKKLEYVKPGFINISVDDGLILEYINDMANDISFGCEKRGTGTTIVIDYGGANVAKPLHIGHLRPAIIGESIKRIGKFLGYTVLGDVHLGDWGLQIGLIITEMKRRFPDLVYFDSNYEGEYPKEPPFNISELEEIYPMASNISKSDSEYLKEAKKNTYLFQKGHKGYIALWKHILNVSIDDLKKNYDMLNVHFDLWKKESDVQGYIPDIIEDLKNKGVAYISDGALVVDVKKDTDKKEMPPCILVKSDGATLYGTTDLATIYERNKSYDPNEIIYIVDKRQELYFEQIFRCARKSNLVSEGTKLTYLGFGTMNGKDGKPFKTRDGNVMRLENLINELIKIVYDRVKEYDISTKEAKEISRKVGLAALKYGDLSNQLSKDYIFDIERFTSFEGNTGPYILYTVVRIKSILEKYYRIEGDLNDKDVSIISPTGESERKLMLKLTLFNQIVTNSFIEYAPNKICQYIYELSNEFNKFYNNNKIITEKNIKKQRSWIKLIILVKDILVNGLDLLGIEVPDRM
- the xdh gene encoding selenium-dependent xanthine dehydrogenase is translated as MSDFIVNGQHVTVNKNQKLINFLRETLNLTSVKNGCSEGSCGACMVLVNGKATKSCVLWTDKLTGKEITTVEGFTDREKNVYSYAFKEAGAVQCGFCTPGMVISAKGLIDKVPDPNEKQIREAIKNNICRCTGYVKIVKAIELAAKLLRENVTIPHCSFQGLVGENMHRVDAISKAIGEAKYVDDMRIEGMIYGSCVRSKYPRAIVKKIHTREAENLKGVTAVITAKDLPGSPKIGHLKKDWDILIKEGDCTRCLGDAIVLIGAETKEILEEAKSLIDIEYEELKPITCPTEALAEDAPLIHEDGNILSVEHLVRGNADKKIKDSKYVVTNHYSTPFTEHAFLEPESAIGVPGDDGTITIYCADQGIYQTHKECTEALGINKDKVRVISKMVGGAFGGKEDMTVQHLAAILAYKTNRPAKVSFTRKESVLVHPKRHAMEMDFTTACDENGYFTAMKATIISDTGAYASLGGPVLQRACTHAAGPYNYQDIDILGKAVYTNNPPGGAFRGFGVTQSCFATENNINKLAELVGISPWEIRYRNAIRPGQTLPNGQIADEYTACAETLEAVKEDYDSVKGAGIACAMKNAGLGVGIPDTGRCRLIIKDNKIYTYTSAACVGQGLATVITQMICQVINVSPEIIVHSTPDTFLTPDSGNSTASRQTVFTGEAAKIAADKLKKDLVNKSLSELNGKEYYGEYTCITDPMGTDKKHPYSHVTYSYATHVVILNDDGTVKKIVACHDVGTPINPKSIEGQIEGGSVMSLGYALTENYPLDNCRPTAKFGTLGLFKANKVPEIKPIIVGKKHNGLAHGAKGIGEICSIVTAPAVSHAYYNYDGEFRTSLPLINTPYSKKKK